Proteins encoded by one window of Lycium barbarum isolate Lr01 chromosome 11, ASM1917538v2, whole genome shotgun sequence:
- the LOC132616841 gene encoding uncharacterized protein LOC132616841 isoform X1, producing the protein MIGRASVEALEEKLNKLNQRLSEAREKIRHYEPQVENITSVQEAAVCEQFLLSALGRIQQSKAKFLGGNEFIKTNEHTEEPVGDENCEKQTGSQPSISLSCRTDAAGVILYSTSICVKNLVNNLHLSSKQKYE; encoded by the exons ATGATTGGACGAGCCAGTGTCGAG GCTCTTGAGGAGAAGCTCAATAAGCTCAATCAAAGACTAAGTGAAGCACGAGAGAAAATAAG GCATTACGAACCGCAAGTGGAGAACATCACCTCAGTCCAAGAAGCTGCTGTATGCGAGCAGTTCCTTTTGAGTGCTCTGGGACGGATACAACAATCAAAA GCCAAATTCTTGGGTGGCAATGAATTTATCAAGACAAATGAACATACTGAG GAACCAGTAGGGGATGAAAATTGCGAGAAACAGACAGGATCTCAGCCCAGCATTAGCTTATCGTGTCGAACAGATGCAGCAGGAGTTATATTATACAGTACTAGTATATGTGTTAAGAACTTAGTAAATAACTTGCACTTATCAAGCAAGCAGAAGTATGAATAG
- the LOC132616841 gene encoding uncharacterized protein LOC132616841 isoform X2: MIGRASVEALEEKLNKLNQRLSEAREKIRHYEPQVENITSVQEAAVCEQFLLSALGRIQQSKAKFLGGNEFIKTNEHTEVASVNTEYTSTAGTSRG, from the exons ATGATTGGACGAGCCAGTGTCGAG GCTCTTGAGGAGAAGCTCAATAAGCTCAATCAAAGACTAAGTGAAGCACGAGAGAAAATAAG GCATTACGAACCGCAAGTGGAGAACATCACCTCAGTCCAAGAAGCTGCTGTATGCGAGCAGTTCCTTTTGAGTGCTCTGGGACGGATACAACAATCAAAA GCCAAATTCTTGGGTGGCAATGAATTTATCAAGACAAATGAACATACTGAG GTGGCTTCTGTCAACACAGAATATACATCTACTGCAG GAACCAGTAGGGGATGA